The genomic segment CGCGAAGGCAGCCGGGCACACCTGGATTGCACAGATGAAGAACTTCGGGCGCGGATGCTCGACATCCGTTGGTTGAATCGCGGCGGCGGTTGTCTGGTGCACATACCGGGACAATTGGCGATTTATCCCATTTTGCCTTTAGCGCGTCTGGGCTTGGGATTAACGGCCTACCGCCGCACCTTAGAAAACGCCGTGATCGACGCCTGCCGCGAACAGCGCGTCGTGGCACAGCGCGATGCCGACCAACCCGGCGTATTTTGCCGGACCGGGCAACTTGCCCACGTCGGTTTAGCGGTCAAATCATGGTTCAGCTACCATGGATTATTTTTGAATGTCTCCCCCATCCTGTCGTGGTCGAAACTCGTTCAAGCCGGCGACAATGCGCCGCCGATCACCTCTTTACAACGTGAACGAAATGCTCCCATTTCCGTCGGCAGCGTGCGAGAAAGCCTGATTCGGCATTTGTCGGCCCGTTGGGGATATGAACAGCATCACGTTTACACCGGACACCACCTGCTGCGGCGGACTAGGAAAGCCAATGTCTACGCTTGAAATACTCAACGACGTCCCTCAACCCAAACCGCGCCGCCGTCTGCCTTCTTGGCTCAAACGGCCGATGCCGCAGCCGGAAATGTTGTTCACGTCGAATCTGATTGACGAATTTCAATTGGAGACCGTCTGCGAAAGCGCCAAATGCCCCAACCGCACCGAATGTTGGGCACAGAAAACGGCCACCTTTATGATTTTAGGAAACGTCTGCACCCGTCCGTGTGGA from the Symmachiella macrocystis genome contains:
- a CDS encoding lipoyl(octanoyl) transferase LipB encodes the protein MNTSPANHPATVSASLEVHLLGTVDFDAALFLQERMVYELSGREDAQGALLICEHPPLITVGREGSRAHLDCTDEELRARMLDIRWLNRGGGCLVHIPGQLAIYPILPLARLGLGLTAYRRTLENAVIDACREQRVVAQRDADQPGVFCRTGQLAHVGLAVKSWFSYHGLFLNVSPILSWSKLVQAGDNAPPITSLQRERNAPISVGSVRESLIRHLSARWGYEQHHVYTGHHLLRRTRKANVYA